From Alkaliphilus flagellatus, the proteins below share one genomic window:
- a CDS encoding amidohydrolase, producing the protein MDKDQLKKQVVETIDSNREKIIKIGKKIYSSPEYGYKEFESTKAVVEFMKNELKLDVEENIAITGCRAEVNSHKSGPRIAILAELDAISCIDHKDANEIGATHACGHNIQIAGMLGAAVGLILSGAIDSLDGKIEFIATPAEEFIELEYRDKLRKDEKIKYFGGKQELIYRGYFDNVDISMMFHALDMGDNKALVGPVSNGFIGKKINFIGKESHAGSAPEEGINALNAAMLALNNVHAQRETFKESDKVRFHPIITKGGDIVNVVPADVKMESYVRARTINGMLDANSKVNRALIAGASAVGAQIEITEIPGYLPILRYKELDRLFKDNLVNIGINEEQVLDGGDFTGSFDFGDVSQLMPTLHPMIGGIKGSLHSREYEIIDEELAYIVPAKAMALTVVDLLFNNASIGNSILENFTPKMTKEEYLEFMESVSKVIKA; encoded by the coding sequence ATGGATAAGGATCAATTAAAAAAACAGGTCGTAGAAACCATTGATAGTAATAGGGAAAAAATTATTAAAATCGGTAAAAAAATATATTCGAGTCCTGAGTACGGATATAAAGAGTTTGAATCTACTAAAGCTGTAGTTGAGTTCATGAAAAATGAATTAAAACTGGATGTAGAAGAAAACATTGCAATTACAGGCTGTAGAGCAGAAGTAAATTCCCATAAATCAGGACCTAGAATAGCTATTTTAGCAGAGCTGGATGCTATCTCTTGTATAGACCATAAAGATGCTAACGAAATAGGAGCTACTCATGCATGCGGTCATAATATTCAAATAGCCGGAATGCTTGGAGCAGCAGTAGGACTTATTTTATCAGGTGCGATTGATAGCTTAGATGGTAAAATAGAGTTTATAGCAACTCCTGCTGAAGAGTTTATAGAGCTTGAGTATAGAGATAAATTAAGAAAAGATGAGAAAATAAAATACTTTGGTGGAAAACAAGAGCTTATTTATCGTGGCTATTTTGATAATGTAGACATTTCTATGATGTTTCATGCTCTAGATATGGGAGATAATAAAGCCTTAGTTGGTCCTGTAAGTAATGGTTTTATAGGCAAGAAGATTAATTTCATTGGTAAGGAATCCCACGCTGGCTCTGCCCCTGAAGAAGGTATAAATGCTTTAAATGCTGCAATGCTTGCTTTAAATAATGTACATGCTCAAAGAGAAACTTTTAAAGAAAGTGACAAGGTAAGATTCCATCCTATCATAACTAAGGGTGGAGATATTGTTAACGTTGTTCCTGCAGATGTTAAAATGGAATCCTATGTAAGAGCTAGAACAATCAATGGAATGCTTGATGCCAACAGTAAGGTTAATCGTGCCTTAATAGCTGGTGCTTCTGCTGTAGGGGCACAAATCGAAATTACTGAGATTCCAGGATATTTGCCTATATTAAGATATAAAGAATTAGACCGGTTGTTTAAAGACAATTTAGTAAACATTGGAATTAATGAAGAGCAAGTACTAGATGGTGGTGATTTTACAGGTTCATTTGACTTTGGTGACGTATCTCAGTTGATGCCAACCCTTCATCCAATGATAGGAGGAATAAAAGGAAGCCTTCACTCTAGAGAGTATGAAATAATTGATGAGGAATTGGCTTACATTGTTCCTGCAAAAGCAATGGCTCTCACTGTAGTTGACTTATTATTTAACAATGCAAGCATTGGAAATTCCATATTAGAAAACTTTACTCCTAAAATGACTAAGGAAGAATACTTAGAATTTATGGAGAGTGTTAGCAAAGTTATAAAAGCATAA
- a CDS encoding DUF3100 domain-containing protein produces MKQKNVFIKLFVIVAIIVVLCEAIGQTEIKIGGAAIVFFPMLYAVILGILITPDLLGKKLSFLKKLINEKEINLAGEVVGIALIILGIKYGTLVGPNIDKIIQAGPAFLAQELGHILSPLIALPLALLLGLKREAIGATSSISREPSLGVITEKYGINSPEGSGVLGTYLVGTVLGTIYFSILGSVSIYSGLHPYALGMATGVGSGSMMTAAASSLAAVVPPEMAETVVAYGATSNMLSGITGINFLIFIALPFANWYYKILEPKFSKK; encoded by the coding sequence TTGAAGCAAAAAAATGTTTTTATTAAGTTGTTTGTAATAGTAGCAATAATAGTTGTTTTATGTGAAGCTATAGGGCAAACTGAAATTAAAATAGGAGGAGCTGCTATAGTTTTCTTTCCTATGCTTTATGCAGTTATTTTAGGTATTTTAATAACTCCAGATCTTTTAGGCAAAAAGCTTTCTTTTTTAAAAAAGCTTATAAATGAAAAAGAAATCAACTTAGCTGGAGAAGTAGTCGGTATTGCTCTTATCATTCTTGGCATTAAATACGGCACATTGGTTGGTCCTAATATAGATAAAATAATTCAAGCGGGTCCTGCATTTTTGGCTCAAGAGTTAGGACATATTTTATCTCCATTAATAGCTTTACCTTTAGCTCTATTATTAGGGCTAAAAAGAGAGGCTATCGGCGCTACCAGTAGTATAAGTAGAGAGCCTTCTTTAGGTGTAATAACTGAAAAATATGGAATAAATTCACCAGAAGGTAGTGGTGTACTTGGTACCTATTTAGTTGGAACAGTACTTGGTACAATTTACTTTAGTATTTTGGGTTCTGTTTCAATTTATAGTGGACTTCATCCCTATGCACTAGGTATGGCTACTGGTGTGGGAAGTGGAAGCATGATGACTGCTGCTGCATCTTCATTAGCCGCTGTAGTTCCTCCAGAAATGGCCGAAACTGTTGTAGCTTATGGAGCAACAAGTAATATGCTCTCTGGTATTACAGGCATTAACTTTTTAATCTTCATTGCTCTTCCATTTGCTAATTGGTATTATAAAATTCTTGAACCTAAATTTTCTAAGAAATAG